GAGCAAGGTCTCGGTGACCGGCTCCAAGGGCGTCATGCCCACGGTCATCGAGACGATCCACGAGCTGAACCTGGTCCACCTCTCGGACTACGACGGCACCTGGGAGGGCTTCGACAACGGCAACCCGATCGAGGGTGCCGACGAAGTCTCCGAAAAGCTGGTGACCGTCCGGGCGCTCGAGAGTACGCTCGACCTCGACCCCGACGACGCCGTCCCCGGCCGCCTCGAGGACGACTGGGAAGCACGCCTCGAGGGGATCCGGACCCGGGTGAACGAACTCGACGACGAGCGCAGCGAGATCCGCGAACAGCTCCGACAGGTCGACGAGGAGATCGACCGCGTGGCTCCCTTCGCCGAACTCGCGATCGACCTCGACTTGCTGTCTGGCTACGACAGCGTCGAGGTGCTCGTCGGCGAAGGCTCGCTGTCGGCCGTCGAGGACGCCCTCGAGTCCGAAGCGGCGATCCGGGCCTACGAGACGTTCACCGGCGGGGACGTCGTGGCCATCGTGGCTGCACCCGCCGATGACGAGGAAGACGTCATCGACGACGCGCTCGTGGGTATCGAGTTCACCCGTCACGCGGTGCCGGAGACCGACCAGAGTCCACGGCAGTACGTTGGGCGACTCGAGGACAGAAAGCGTGACCTCGAGGACGATCTCCAGGAGATCGACGCCGAACTCGAGCACGTCAAACGCGAGGAGGGCGGCTTCCTGCTGGGGCTGGAAGCGGAGCTGACGATCGAGTCCCAGCGCGCCGACGCGCCGTTGCAGTTCGCGACGACCCGTCGAGCGTTCATCGCCGAGGGTTGGATCCCTGCGAGCCAGTACGACGAGTTCGTCGCTGCGCTCGAGGGTGCCGTCGGCGACAGCGTCGAGATCGAACAGCTCGAGGTCGCCGACTACGACGACCACGAGCACGGTGCCGAGGCGCACACGGGTGCCGGCGACGACGAGGAAGAAGACGCCGCAGAGCGAACTCGAGAGGAGCCGCCGAAGGCCGCCACCGACGGCGGGACGAGCCAGCGCCGTGGCGCCGTCACGATGGACGACCAGCCGCCGGTTATCCTCAACAACGTCACCCCGGCGAAGCCGTTCGAGCTGCTGGTCAAGATGGTCAGTCAGCCCAAGTACAGCGAACTCGATCCCACGCTGCTCGTCTTCCTCACCTATCCGTTCGCGTTCGGGTTCATGATCGGGGACATCGGTTACGGGCTCCTCTACATGCTGATGGGCTGGGGTTGCTGGAAGGTGTTCGATTCGGACGCCGGGAAGGCGCTCGGGACCATCGGCATCTGGGCCGGTGCGTTCACCGTCATCTTCGGCTGGCTGTACGACGACATCTTCGGCGTCCACATGTCCGACCTCGGACTGGCACTCCCGCTCGCAGGATCGCTCGACAAGGGCCTGCAAGCCACCGAGTGGGCGATGCTCTGGATCATCCTCAGCCTGGTCTTCGGGCTGATCCACCTGAACATCGGCCTGATCATGGGCTTCGTCAACGAGCTCAGCCACGGCCTCAAGGCGGCCGTCTACGAGCGCCTGTCGTGGCTGCTCGCGATGAACGGGCTGTTCCTCTGGATCTTCAGCCTGCACCTGGTCGAGGAGAAGCCCGGATTCCTGGTTGGAGCCGGTGAGGAGGCTATCCTCTACCAGTTCATGGGCTTCGCCGGCCTGCCGGAGGTCGTCGGTCAGGTCGGACTCGTGATGGTGCTCGTCGGCGCCATCCTCGTCGGCGTTGGCGAAGGGATCGCCGGCATCTTCGAGATCCCGGCGTGGGCGTTCGGTCACGTCCTCTCGTACCTGCGGATGGTCGCCGTCCTGCTCGCGAAGGGTGGGATGGCGTTCGCAGTGAACCTGCTGGTGTTCGGCGCCTACGACACGCCGGAGGGCTACACCTACTTCAACCTGCCCGGCATCCCGATCGAGACCATCTCGGGTTACGAGTACGAAGCGCTCGAGCCCGGGTTCGCTGGCCTCGTTCACATCGATCCGCTGATCGTGACGATCCCGATCGCGATCCTCGTGTTCGTGCTGGGACACATCCTCGTGCTCCTGCTCGGCATCACCGCGGCGGGCATCCAGATGCTCCGCCTCGAGTACGTCGAGTTCTTCCAGAAGTTCTACGAGGGCGGCGGTGAGGAGTACGAACCGTTCGGCCAGGAACGGTCGATCCAGGCCGACTGATCGGCCCGGATTTTAGCTCGCGGTCCCGTTCTCGGTTCTCGAACCTCTCTCATATCTGGTAGTACGGAATATTGCTACTATCTCTCATACGGCGGCGAAATCTAGTAGTCTACCTTAGCTATGTCGAATTCTTTCGAGAGTTTTATGAGGGCCGCAACGACAGATACGACTGTTCGGAGCAATCAAGCTCACAGTGAGCAAATTAGCCATGATCGAAACCCTACCTGAATTCGCCAACGTCGCACTGCAGAACGGAGTCAACGAGTCGCCGATCCTGACCGACCACGGGGCAGCCGCCCTCGGTGTGGGTCTGGCCGCACTCGCCGCCGGATACGCAGAGCGTGGTATCGGCGCCGCCGCTGTCGGCGCTATCGCAGAGGATGACGACATGTTCGTTCCTGGGATCGTTATGACGGTGTTGCCCGAAACACTCGTCATTTTCGCGATCGTCGTCATCTTCCTGATGCCCTAACGCCTCCTTCTTTCACCAATGAGTTTGGATACAGTCGTTGAGGACATTCGAGAAGAAGCTAGCGCGCGTGCGGAGGAGATCCGCGAAGCAGGCGATGCGCGCGCCGATGAGATCGTCTCGGCGGCCGAAGACGACGCAGACGCGATCCTCGACGCGGCGGAAACGGAGGTCGGACGAGAGATCGACCAGCTGGAAGAACAGCGACTCTCCAGTGCGAAGCTGGAGGCGAAACAGAAGCGTCTCGAGGCACGCCGTGACGTTCTCGGCGAGGTCCGCGAGCAAGTCGAGCGCGAACTCGTCGAACTCGACGAGGGCACCCGTGAGGAGCTCACCCGGACCCTGCTCGACGCCGCGAGCGTCGAGTTCGAGGCGGGCGACGACGTCAGCGTCTACGGCCGTGGCGACGACGCCGACCTCCTCGAGTCGATCCTCGGCGAGTACGACGGCTACGAGTACGCCGGGGAGTACGACTGTCTCGGCGGCGTCGTCGTCGAGAGCGAGCAGTCCCGCGTCCGGGTGAACAACACGTTCGACTCGCTCCTCGAGGACGTCTGGGAAGAGAATCTCCGAGAGATCAGCAACCGACTCTTCGAGCAATGAGTGCAGGTGCCTCGAATCCGGAGTTCGTGAACGCCCGCGTGCGGTCCCGTCGAGCGTCGCTGTTCGCAGACGAGGACTATCGGAAGCTGATCCGGATGGGGCCGAGCGGGATCGCACGGTTCATGGAGGAGACGGAGTACGAACGCGAGATCAACCAGCTCGGGACGCGCTTTTCGGGCGTCGACCTGATCGAGTATGCGCTGAACCGCAATCTCGCAAAGCACTTCCACGACTTACTCGACTGGTCGGAGGGCCGCCTCTACGACCTCATCGCCCGGTACCTCCGGAAGTTCGACGTCTGGAACGTCAAGACGATCATCCGTGGCATCTACACGGAGACGCCAGCCGAGGATATCCAGACGGACCTCATCCGCGCCGGCGAACTCGACGACGCGCTGCTCAACCGGCTGGTCGAAGCCGACGAGATCGAGGACGTCGTCGACATGCTCGAGGGGACGATCTTCCACGCGCCGCTCGAGGTGGCCTACGAGGAGTACGAACAGACGGGGATGCTCATCCCACTCGAGAACGCACTCGACCGGGAGTTCTACGAGAACTTACTCGGTGACCTCGGCCGGCCCCAGGAGGGCCCTGAAGCGCTGTACGTCGAGTTCCTCGAGGCCGAGATCGACTTCCGGAACGCCCGGAACGCGCTGCGGCTCGCCCGCAGCGGCGCCGATCTCGACCCGGCGGAGTTCTACATCGAGGGTGGCGTCCTCTTTACCGAGGCGGAACTCTCACGGTTGGTCAACGACTACGACGAACTCGTGAGCCACATCGCCGACAACCGCCGCTACGGTAATCGACTGTCGACGGCGCTGACCAGGCTGCGCGAGGCAGAGAGCCTCATCCAGTTCGAACACGCGCTGGACGCCGCGTTGCTCGAGTACGCCGATCGGCTCTCGAGCATCTACCCGGTGTCGGTGTCGGCGGTGCTGTCGTACATCCTCGCGAAAGAGCGGGAGGTCGAGAATATCCGCGCGATCGCGCGCGGTCGCGAGGTCGGCCTCACCGAGAGCGAAATCGAAGACGAACTGGTGGTCCTATGAGCCAGGAGATCGCGGTCGTCGGCAGTCCGGAGTTCACCACTGGATTCCGGCTCGCCGGCGTCAGACGGTTCGAGAACGTCCCGGACGCCGAGAAAGCAGACGCGTTAGACGATGCGGTGACGGAGGTTCTCGACGACGACGGCGTCGGCATCGTCGTCATGCACGACGACGACCTCGAGCACCTCTCGCGGAACGTCAGACAGGACGTCGAGACGAGCGTCGAACCGGTCGTCGTCACGATCGGCAGCGGAACCGGTGGTGGCGGCCTGCGCGACCAGATCAAGCGCGCGATCGGTATCGACCTGATGGAAGAAGACAACGAGTAAAACTATGAGTCAGGCACAGGAAACGGAGACCGTCCGCGAGGACGGTGTCATCGAAAGCGTGAGCGGTCCGGTCGTGACCGCCGCGGACCTCGACGCCCGGATGAACGACGTCGTCTACGTCGGCGACGAAGGGCTGATGGGCGAGGTCATCGAAATCGAAGGGAACCTGACCACGATTCAGGTGTACGAGGAGACCTCCGGGGTCGGCCCCGGCGAACCCGTCGAGAACACGGGCGAGCCCCTGAGCGTCGACCTCGGACCGGGCCTGCTGGACACCATCTACGACGGCGTCCAGCGCCCGCTCGACGAACTCGAGGAGAAGATGCAGTCGGCGTTCCTCGACCGCGGGGTCGACGCGCCGGGCATCGACCTCGAGCGAACCTGGGAGTTCACCCCGTCCGTCGAGGAAGGCGACGCGGTCGAGCCAGGGGACGTCATCGGCGAGGTTCCCGAGACCGAGAGCATCACCCACAAAGTGATGGTCCCGCCGGATTACGAGGGCGGTGAGATCACGTCGATCGAAGCCGGTGAGTTCACGGTCGAAGAGACCGTCGCGGAACTGTCCTCCGGCGAAGAGATCTCGATGCACCAGGAGTGGCCGGTCCGAAAGGCCCGCCCCGCAGCCGAAAAGGAGACGCCAACGGTCCCGCTGCAGTCGGGCCAGCGTATCCAGGACGGACTGTTCCCGATCGCCAAGGGTGGGACCGCAGCGATTCCCGGTCCGTTCGGTTCGGGGAAGACGGTCACCCAGCACCAGCTCGCGAAGTGGTCCGACGCGGACATCGTCGTCTACGTCGGCTGTGGCGAGCGTGGAAACGAGATGACCGAGGTCATCGAGGACTTCCCGAACCTCGAGGATCCGATGACGGGCAAGCCGCTGATGAGCCGAACGTGTCTCATCGCGAACACCTCGAATATGCCTGTCGCCGCCCGTGAGTCCTGTATCTACACGGGAATCACGATCGCGGAATACTTCCGTGACATGGGCTACGACGTCGCGCTGATGGCCGACTCCACCTCCCGGTGGGCGGAAGCCATGCGTGAAATCTCGAGCCGACTCGAGGAGATGCCCGGCGAGGAAGGCTACCCCGCCTATCTCGCGGCGGCGCTCTCCGAGTTCTACGAGCGCGCTGGCCTGTTCCAGAACGTAAACGGCACCAAGGGATCGGTGACGGCGATCGGCGCCGTCTCGCCACCGGGCGGAGACTTCTCCGAGCCGGTCACCCAGAACACCCTGCGGATCGTCAAGACGTTCTGGGCGCTCGACGCGGACCTCGCCGAACGGCGACACTTCCCGTCGATCAACTGGAACGAGTCGTACTCGCTGTATCGCCAGCAACTCGACCCCTGGTTCCGCGAGAACGTCGCCGAGGACTTCCCGGAGGTCCGCCAGTGGGCCATCGACGTCCTCGACGAGGAAGACGAGCTCCAGGAGATCGTTCAGCTCGTCGGCAAGGACGCCTTGCCCGAGGACCAGCAGCTGACCCTCGAGGTCGCCCGCTACCTGCGTGAAGCGTGGCTCCAGCAGAACGCGTTCCACGACGTGGACACCTACTGCGAGCCGAAGAAGACCTACCGGATGCTCGAGGCGATCAAGACGTTCAACGACGAGGCCTTCCAGGCGCTCGAGGCGGGCGTCCCGGTCGAGGAGATCCAGAACGTCGACGCCGCACCGCGGCTCAACCGGATGGGAACGGCCGACGAGTGGCGCGAGTTCATCGAGGAACTCGAGGCAGACCTCAAAGAACAGATTCGGGGGCTGTACTGAACATGAAAGAATACCAAACTATTACGGAGATTAGCGGTCCGCTGGTGTTCGCCGAAGTCGACGAGCCCGTCGGCTACGACGAGATCGTCGAGATCGAGACGCCACAGGGAGAGACCCTGCGCGGACAGGTGCTCGAGTCCTCCGAGGGGCTGGTCTCGATCCAGGTCTTCGAGGGCACGGGCGGTATCGACCGCAACGCCTCGGTTCGCTTCCTGGGCGAGACGATGAAGATGCCCGTCACCGAGGACCTGCTCGGACGGGTGCTCGACGGCTCCGGCCGACCGATCGACGGCGGCCCGGAGATCGTCCCCGAGGAGCGCCAGGATATCGTCGGCGCGGCGATCAACCCCTACTCGCGTGAGTACCCCGAGGAGTTCATCCAGACCGGTGTGAGCGCCATCGACGGCATGAACACCCTCGTTCGTGGCCAGAAGCTGCCGATCTTCTCCGGGTCGGGGCTGCCCCACAACGACCTCGCACTCCAGATCGCCCGGCAGGCGACGGTGCCGGAAGAAGACGAAGGAGGCGAGGGCTCGGAGTTCGCAGTCATCTTCGGCGCGATGGGGATCACCCAGGAAGAGGCCAACGAGTTCATGGCCGACTTCGAGCGGACGGGCGCACTCGAGCGCTCTGTCGTCTTCATGAACCTCGCGGACGACCCCGCAGTCGAGCGGACGGTCACCCCGCGACTTGCCCTGACCACGGCGGAGTACCTCGCCTTCGAGAA
This portion of the Natronobeatus ordinarius genome encodes:
- a CDS encoding ATP synthase subunit B — its product is MKEYQTITEISGPLVFAEVDEPVGYDEIVEIETPQGETLRGQVLESSEGLVSIQVFEGTGGIDRNASVRFLGETMKMPVTEDLLGRVLDGSGRPIDGGPEIVPEERQDIVGAAINPYSREYPEEFIQTGVSAIDGMNTLVRGQKLPIFSGSGLPHNDLALQIARQATVPEEDEGGEGSEFAVIFGAMGITQEEANEFMADFERTGALERSVVFMNLADDPAVERTVTPRLALTTAEYLAFEKDYHVLVILTDITNYCEALREIGAAREEVPGRRGYPGYMYTDLAQLYERAGRLKDRDGSVTQIPILTMPGDDDTHPIPDLTGYITEGQIVMDRDLHSQGIEPPVNVLPSLSRLMDDGIGEGLTRADHADVSDQMYAGYAEGEDLRDLVNIVGREALSERDNKFLDFADRFEDEFVQQGYDTNRSIEETLEIGWDLLSDLPKEELNRIDEDFIAEHYREDEAEAVQAD
- a CDS encoding V-type ATP synthase subunit I, whose translation is MLRPERMSKVSVTGSKGVMPTVIETIHELNLVHLSDYDGTWEGFDNGNPIEGADEVSEKLVTVRALESTLDLDPDDAVPGRLEDDWEARLEGIRTRVNELDDERSEIREQLRQVDEEIDRVAPFAELAIDLDLLSGYDSVEVLVGEGSLSAVEDALESEAAIRAYETFTGGDVVAIVAAPADDEEDVIDDALVGIEFTRHAVPETDQSPRQYVGRLEDRKRDLEDDLQEIDAELEHVKREEGGFLLGLEAELTIESQRADAPLQFATTRRAFIAEGWIPASQYDEFVAALEGAVGDSVEIEQLEVADYDDHEHGAEAHTGAGDDEEEDAAERTREEPPKAATDGGTSQRRGAVTMDDQPPVILNNVTPAKPFELLVKMVSQPKYSELDPTLLVFLTYPFAFGFMIGDIGYGLLYMLMGWGCWKVFDSDAGKALGTIGIWAGAFTVIFGWLYDDIFGVHMSDLGLALPLAGSLDKGLQATEWAMLWIILSLVFGLIHLNIGLIMGFVNELSHGLKAAVYERLSWLLAMNGLFLWIFSLHLVEEKPGFLVGAGEEAILYQFMGFAGLPEVVGQVGLVMVLVGAILVGVGEGIAGIFEIPAWAFGHVLSYLRMVAVLLAKGGMAFAVNLLVFGAYDTPEGYTYFNLPGIPIETISGYEYEALEPGFAGLVHIDPLIVTIPIAILVFVLGHILVLLLGITAAGIQMLRLEYVEFFQKFYEGGGEEYEPFGQERSIQAD
- a CDS encoding V-type ATP synthase subunit E, whose amino-acid sequence is MSLDTVVEDIREEASARAEEIREAGDARADEIVSAAEDDADAILDAAETEVGREIDQLEEQRLSSAKLEAKQKRLEARRDVLGEVREQVERELVELDEGTREELTRTLLDAASVEFEAGDDVSVYGRGDDADLLESILGEYDGYEYAGEYDCLGGVVVESEQSRVRVNNTFDSLLEDVWEENLREISNRLFEQ
- a CDS encoding V-type ATP synthase subunit F, which codes for MSQEIAVVGSPEFTTGFRLAGVRRFENVPDAEKADALDDAVTEVLDDDGVGIVVMHDDDLEHLSRNVRQDVETSVEPVVVTIGSGTGGGGLRDQIKRAIGIDLMEEDNE
- a CDS encoding V-type ATP synthase subunit C yields the protein MSAGASNPEFVNARVRSRRASLFADEDYRKLIRMGPSGIARFMEETEYEREINQLGTRFSGVDLIEYALNRNLAKHFHDLLDWSEGRLYDLIARYLRKFDVWNVKTIIRGIYTETPAEDIQTDLIRAGELDDALLNRLVEADEIEDVVDMLEGTIFHAPLEVAYEEYEQTGMLIPLENALDREFYENLLGDLGRPQEGPEALYVEFLEAEIDFRNARNALRLARSGADLDPAEFYIEGGVLFTEAELSRLVNDYDELVSHIADNRRYGNRLSTALTRLREAESLIQFEHALDAALLEYADRLSSIYPVSVSAVLSYILAKEREVENIRAIARGREVGLTESEIEDELVVL
- a CDS encoding ATP synthase subunit A, whose protein sequence is MSQAQETETVREDGVIESVSGPVVTAADLDARMNDVVYVGDEGLMGEVIEIEGNLTTIQVYEETSGVGPGEPVENTGEPLSVDLGPGLLDTIYDGVQRPLDELEEKMQSAFLDRGVDAPGIDLERTWEFTPSVEEGDAVEPGDVIGEVPETESITHKVMVPPDYEGGEITSIEAGEFTVEETVAELSSGEEISMHQEWPVRKARPAAEKETPTVPLQSGQRIQDGLFPIAKGGTAAIPGPFGSGKTVTQHQLAKWSDADIVVYVGCGERGNEMTEVIEDFPNLEDPMTGKPLMSRTCLIANTSNMPVAARESCIYTGITIAEYFRDMGYDVALMADSTSRWAEAMREISSRLEEMPGEEGYPAYLAAALSEFYERAGLFQNVNGTKGSVTAIGAVSPPGGDFSEPVTQNTLRIVKTFWALDADLAERRHFPSINWNESYSLYRQQLDPWFRENVAEDFPEVRQWAIDVLDEEDELQEIVQLVGKDALPEDQQLTLEVARYLREAWLQQNAFHDVDTYCEPKKTYRMLEAIKTFNDEAFQALEAGVPVEEIQNVDAAPRLNRMGTADEWREFIEELEADLKEQIRGLY